One region of Desulforamulus hydrothermalis Lam5 = DSM 18033 genomic DNA includes:
- the mobA gene encoding molybdenum cofactor guanylyltransferase encodes MTDQTNFAAVILAGGSSRRMQTNKALLQINGKSIMQIIIDRLTPYFKEVIIISNQPQVYARFGLPVYSDIFLNQGPLAGIHSGLTHISSAGAFFTACDMPFIDPRLAWQLTQLLHSYQGVVPRLGAFLQPLYAAYSKECLPAVEKSLQNGQPKITSFYQWVNINYFDFAQHPEYNWDRIFFNVNTPSDYQQITGIK; translated from the coding sequence GTGACTGATCAAACTAACTTTGCCGCAGTTATTCTGGCCGGCGGCAGCAGCCGCCGCATGCAAACCAATAAAGCCCTGCTGCAGATAAACGGCAAATCAATTATGCAAATAATTATTGACCGCCTGACACCTTATTTTAAAGAAGTAATCATTATCAGCAACCAACCTCAAGTTTATGCCCGTTTTGGCTTGCCTGTTTATAGTGATATTTTTCTCAACCAGGGCCCCTTGGCTGGCATTCACAGCGGCCTTACTCACATCTCCTCAGCCGGGGCTTTTTTTACAGCCTGTGATATGCCTTTTATTGACCCCCGGCTGGCCTGGCAGTTGACTCAACTGCTGCACTCTTATCAAGGGGTTGTCCCCCGGCTGGGCGCTTTTCTGCAACCGCTGTACGCAGCCTACAGCAAAGAGTGCTTGCCTGCGGTGGAAAAATCCTTGCAAAACGGACAGCCAAAAATAACATCATTTTATCAATGGGTTAACATAAATTATTTTGATTTTGCACAACACCCAGAGTATAATTGGGATCGCATTTTCTTTAACGTCAACACCCCGTCTGATTATCAACAGATAACCGGCATAAAATAA
- a CDS encoding formate dehydrogenase accessory protein FdhE: MVIKDNTENLANFYLEILEQEDVTEALEWKVVLEPQQIKQWEAGNAAIAVAPPVFDWEKLFNRFMVVARSCRKWQAGPQPVSDQCLHNLESMAATAKRDFAASLVRPDGQKANWARELGMPLDLLNFLALVACRPFLKSYGQAVLARLPLQDWLHSHCPVCGDLPAMAKLVGQQGQRKLYCGRCETEWRYKRIGCPYCKEDNVSQASFITLEDGQQYRIYLCERCQTYLKTVDERVSGEVDLFCEDLATVALDRIARAEGYRRGDSRHQV, encoded by the coding sequence ATGGTAATCAAGGACAATACCGAAAATCTGGCTAACTTTTATCTGGAAATTTTGGAACAGGAAGATGTTACCGAGGCATTAGAGTGGAAGGTGGTTTTGGAGCCTCAACAGATCAAGCAATGGGAAGCAGGTAATGCCGCTATAGCGGTGGCTCCACCGGTCTTTGACTGGGAGAAATTATTTAACCGTTTTATGGTTGTGGCCCGGTCCTGCCGGAAATGGCAGGCGGGCCCGCAGCCTGTTTCTGATCAATGCTTGCATAATTTAGAGAGTATGGCTGCAACGGCCAAGAGAGATTTTGCTGCCTCCCTGGTCAGGCCGGACGGTCAAAAGGCAAACTGGGCCCGGGAACTGGGCATGCCCTTGGATTTGTTAAATTTTCTTGCCCTGGTTGCCTGCCGACCCTTTTTAAAGTCTTATGGACAAGCGGTGCTGGCCCGGTTGCCGCTGCAAGACTGGCTGCACAGTCATTGCCCCGTTTGCGGCGATCTGCCTGCCATGGCCAAACTGGTGGGTCAGCAGGGACAACGCAAGCTCTACTGTGGCCGCTGCGAAACTGAATGGCGCTATAAGAGGATTGGGTGCCCCTATTGCAAGGAAGACAACGTTTCCCAGGCCTCGTTTATTACCCTGGAGGACGGTCAACAATACCGTATATACCTGTGTGAACGCTGTCAAACTTACCTAAAAACCGTAGATGAACGGGTGAGCGGGGAAGTGGATCTGTTTTGTGAGGATTTGGCCACTGTTGCATTAGATCGTATAGCCCGGGCGGAGGGATACCGGCGGGGCGACAGCAGACATCAGGTATAA
- the nrfD gene encoding NrfD/PsrC family molybdoenzyme membrane anchor subunit, whose amino-acid sequence MSENKGLLKEIAEYKWRFTMTPTRKILLLLAGLGVVVMVYRLIFGLGAATNLNDRWPWGLWIGFDVLTGVALAGGGYGTAIIVHVLHRNKYHAIARSAMLTSLLGYLLVMAGLFMDIGQWFNFWRPFVSWGHTSVLFEVFWCVSCYTTVQLLEFGEILTEKVGTKYHNMFKKALPALLILGIIFPTLHQSSLGGLYLIMVDKLYPLWWSPYIGLLFLISSFFVGPAMTCLETTLAGRAFNHEVPIPVLRGLVRISASFMVLYLAIKLYDLAARGVFGLIFKGNLEGNMFLLEIVLGVIIPIIIAFSNTVNTRQGLVAFGLLVSGGVILNRMNVVFTGMSAALGGWYFPSIMEWAVSIGLVSIGCLAYCFIAENFNILEHEANHHRATA is encoded by the coding sequence ATGTCGGAAAATAAAGGATTATTGAAGGAAATTGCCGAATATAAGTGGAGGTTCACCATGACCCCCACCCGCAAGATATTGCTCCTGCTGGCCGGCTTGGGTGTAGTGGTAATGGTTTACCGCCTGATTTTCGGCTTGGGAGCTGCTACCAACCTGAACGACCGTTGGCCCTGGGGCCTTTGGATTGGCTTTGACGTGCTGACCGGTGTGGCTCTGGCGGGGGGCGGTTACGGTACAGCCATTATTGTACATGTGCTGCACAGAAATAAATACCATGCAATTGCCCGCAGTGCTATGTTAACCTCTTTGCTGGGTTACCTGCTGGTAATGGCCGGGTTATTCATGGATATCGGCCAGTGGTTTAATTTCTGGCGTCCTTTTGTATCATGGGGTCATACCTCGGTATTGTTTGAAGTGTTCTGGTGCGTATCCTGCTATACCACCGTCCAACTGTTGGAATTTGGCGAAATCCTTACCGAAAAGGTGGGCACCAAGTACCACAACATGTTTAAAAAGGCTTTACCGGCCTTGCTGATTCTGGGAATCATTTTTCCCACCCTGCACCAGTCCTCGCTGGGCGGGTTATATCTGATCATGGTGGATAAATTGTACCCGCTGTGGTGGTCACCCTATATCGGCTTGTTGTTTTTGATTTCTTCCTTCTTTGTGGGGCCTGCCATGACTTGCCTGGAAACCACTTTAGCCGGCCGGGCCTTTAACCACGAAGTGCCGATACCTGTACTGCGTGGCTTGGTTCGTATTTCCGCTTCCTTTATGGTGCTTTACCTGGCCATCAAGCTATACGACCTGGCTGCCCGGGGTGTATTTGGTTTGATATTTAAGGGTAACCTGGAAGGCAATATGTTCCTGTTGGAAATTGTTTTGGGTGTGATTATTCCCATTATTATTGCCTTCAGCAACACGGTCAATACCCGCCAGGGTCTGGTTGCCTTTGGCTTGCTGGTAAGCGGCGGCGTAATTTTAAACCGGATGAACGTGGTCTTTACCGGTATGTCTGCGGCTCTGGGCGGCTGGTATTTCCCTTCAATTATGGAGTGGGCTGTAAGCATCGGTCTGGTGTCCATCGGCTGCCTGGCTTACTGCTTTATTGCAGAAAACTTTAATATTCTGGAACATGAGGCAAACCACCACAGGGCAACTGCCTAA
- a CDS encoding twin-arginine translocase TatA/TatE family subunit, with translation MNVFFEGIFQPTHLFLILIVVLIIFGPGKLPEVGKAMGKTVSEFRRATSASFEQEEKKEKEKSAKEKEESDK, from the coding sequence GTGAACGTCTTCTTCGAGGGAATTTTTCAACCAACCCACTTGTTCCTTATTTTAATTGTGGTCTTGATTATCTTCGGACCCGGCAAGCTGCCCGAGGTTGGTAAAGCCATGGGCAAAACAGTCAGTGAGTTCAGGCGGGCAACTTCGGCCAGCTTTGAACAAGAAGAGAAAAAAGAAAAAGAGAAGTCTGCCAAGGAAAAGGAAGAATCAGACAAATAA
- a CDS encoding MetS family NSS transporter small subunit, whose protein sequence is MTGSAVFMMVLAMVLLWGGAGYCLANALKKKF, encoded by the coding sequence ATGACAGGTAGCGCGGTCTTTATGATGGTTTTGGCAATGGTTCTACTGTGGGGCGGCGCCGGCTATTGCCTGGCCAACGCTTTAAAAAAGAAATTCTGA
- the fdnG gene encoding formate dehydrogenase-N subunit alpha — MRKISRRDFLKNLGLGTAGLSLVASPALASESHDKITGEKLPAKIRKVKETYTVCAFCGCGCGIILYTNNDNKIVYCEGDPDHPINEGTICSKGNAIIDAYNTVEKKGNRVINKLRVTKPLYRAPGSTKWEEKSWDWVLAEVAKRVKATRDATFEEKDDKGVTVNRTTAMAALGSASLDNEENYLLHKMFRAWGLLNIDHHARLUHSSTVAGLAASFGRGVMTNHFIDFINTDVFLMIGSNSAENHPQSMRWIMKARDKGAKLIVVDPRLTKSAGLADLFVRLRPGTDIAFINGMINHIIQNNLYFKEYVLHYTNASFLINPEYKFEDGVFSGLTEKDGKKVYDTKTWQYQTEGDPAKDGLREEAILKDPTLQDPNCVFQILKRHVSRYDLKTVSAITGTPEENLRQAYDLFASTGKPDRAGNVIYAMGITQHTHGSQNCRALAVLQLLLGNIGIAGGGVNAQRGESNVQGSTDMAMLHHLLPGYNPMIYASRHSKLQDYLDKDVPKTGYWSNRGKFLISMLKAWYGDKATPENDFCFDWLPKHDGKNRSHMGIFEQMDQGKIKGLFAWGQNPAVGGPSAEQSRKAMEKLEWLVAVDLFETETAAFWHRPGADPTKIKTEVFLLPAAMSYEKEGTVTNSGRWLQFRYKAVDPPGEAKSDLWIADRLFKAVKKAYQSGGKFPEPMLNMVWNYDRPGEDEPNIEQVAVEINGYDVKTKQVLPGFAKLQDDGSTACGCWIHSGYWALDKEAGTVAAKRKLLKDKSGLGLYPQFSFAWPANRRIVYNRCSADPAGNPWNAKKALVKWDALAGKWVTADVPDFKAADPPKDPDGQPTPVPPEKTVPFLMQEEGRGRLFAVKGVVDGPLPEHYEPIESPVLNLLSKQQNMPLATRFKGDFSKLAETASEQYPYVATTHRVIEHYQSGAVTRNCPTLAEISAHMFANISPTLAQKIGVKTGDDVVIETARGQITCKVAVSGVCLPLKVNGKEVEIVGMPWCFGYQGIARGASANSLTPCVGDPNTSIPEYKAFLCNIKKAGKQ, encoded by the coding sequence ATGAGAAAAATAAGCAGGCGCGATTTTTTAAAAAATCTTGGGCTGGGGACGGCCGGGCTGAGCTTGGTGGCAAGCCCTGCCCTGGCTTCTGAGTCCCATGATAAAATCACGGGCGAGAAATTACCGGCCAAAATCAGAAAAGTTAAAGAAACCTATACAGTTTGCGCTTTTTGCGGCTGCGGCTGCGGTATTATCCTTTATACCAACAACGATAATAAAATTGTATACTGCGAAGGGGACCCGGATCACCCCATTAATGAAGGCACCATCTGCTCCAAGGGCAATGCCATTATTGATGCATATAATACTGTTGAAAAGAAAGGCAACCGTGTCATCAACAAGCTGCGGGTGACCAAGCCGCTGTACCGGGCGCCCGGCAGCACCAAATGGGAAGAAAAAAGCTGGGACTGGGTTCTGGCAGAGGTTGCCAAGCGTGTTAAGGCTACCCGGGATGCCACATTTGAAGAAAAAGATGATAAAGGTGTAACAGTTAACCGGACCACCGCCATGGCTGCCTTGGGCAGCGCTTCATTGGACAACGAAGAAAACTACCTGCTGCATAAAATGTTCAGAGCGTGGGGGTTGTTAAATATAGACCACCACGCCCGTCTCTGACACTCCTCCACAGTAGCCGGTCTGGCTGCTTCTTTCGGACGGGGTGTAATGACCAACCATTTTATCGACTTTATCAATACTGACGTATTTTTAATGATTGGTTCCAACTCAGCGGAAAACCACCCGCAGTCCATGCGCTGGATTATGAAAGCCAGGGACAAGGGTGCCAAGTTAATTGTGGTGGATCCGCGCTTAACCAAATCTGCCGGCCTGGCTGACCTGTTTGTACGTCTGCGGCCCGGCACTGATATAGCGTTTATTAACGGAATGATTAATCATATAATTCAAAATAATTTGTATTTTAAGGAATATGTTTTGCATTACACCAATGCCAGCTTCTTGATTAACCCGGAATATAAATTTGAAGACGGCGTTTTTTCCGGCTTAACCGAAAAAGACGGCAAGAAAGTCTACGATACCAAAACCTGGCAGTACCAGACGGAGGGCGATCCGGCCAAGGACGGCCTGCGGGAAGAAGCGATTTTGAAGGATCCCACCCTGCAGGATCCTAACTGTGTATTTCAAATTCTCAAGCGTCATGTCAGCCGGTACGACCTAAAGACGGTTTCGGCCATCACCGGTACGCCGGAGGAAAATTTGCGGCAGGCTTATGATTTATTTGCCTCCACCGGCAAGCCGGACAGGGCGGGTAACGTAATTTACGCCATGGGCATTACCCAGCATACCCATGGGTCCCAAAACTGCCGTGCTTTAGCCGTTTTGCAGTTGTTGCTGGGCAATATAGGCATTGCCGGCGGCGGTGTCAACGCCCAGCGGGGTGAATCCAACGTTCAGGGTTCCACCGATATGGCCATGCTGCATCACCTGCTGCCCGGTTACAACCCGATGATTTATGCCAGCCGGCACAGCAAATTACAGGACTACCTGGATAAGGACGTGCCGAAAACCGGCTACTGGTCCAACCGGGGCAAATTCTTAATCAGTATGTTAAAGGCCTGGTATGGCGATAAAGCCACGCCGGAAAATGACTTTTGCTTTGACTGGCTGCCCAAACATGACGGCAAAAACCGCAGCCATATGGGTATTTTTGAACAAATGGATCAGGGCAAAATTAAGGGCTTGTTTGCCTGGGGCCAAAACCCCGCAGTAGGCGGCCCGTCTGCCGAACAATCCCGCAAAGCCATGGAGAAACTGGAGTGGCTGGTGGCGGTAGACTTATTCGAAACCGAAACAGCCGCTTTCTGGCACCGGCCGGGAGCCGATCCGACCAAAATCAAGACAGAGGTCTTCCTGCTGCCGGCTGCCATGTCATACGAAAAAGAAGGTACGGTTACCAACAGCGGCCGCTGGTTGCAGTTCCGCTACAAAGCGGTGGATCCGCCGGGTGAAGCGAAAAGCGACCTATGGATTGCCGACCGGCTGTTTAAGGCTGTCAAAAAAGCATACCAGAGCGGCGGCAAGTTTCCTGAGCCCATGTTAAACATGGTTTGGAATTACGACCGGCCCGGCGAAGATGAACCCAATATTGAACAGGTGGCTGTCGAGATTAACGGCTACGATGTTAAAACCAAACAAGTGTTGCCTGGCTTTGCCAAGCTGCAAGATGACGGTTCCACCGCCTGCGGTTGCTGGATTCACAGCGGCTACTGGGCCTTGGACAAAGAAGCCGGTACGGTGGCTGCCAAGCGAAAATTGCTTAAAGATAAGTCCGGCTTGGGGCTGTACCCGCAGTTTTCCTTTGCCTGGCCTGCCAACCGCCGCATTGTTTATAACCGTTGTTCTGCCGACCCGGCCGGCAACCCCTGGAATGCCAAAAAGGCCTTGGTTAAATGGGATGCCTTGGCCGGCAAGTGGGTTACTGCCGATGTACCGGACTTTAAGGCGGCCGATCCGCCCAAGGATCCCGACGGCCAGCCGACGCCTGTACCACCGGAGAAAACTGTACCTTTCCTGATGCAAGAGGAAGGCCGTGGCCGCCTGTTTGCGGTGAAGGGTGTGGTGGACGGCCCGTTGCCTGAACACTACGAACCTATTGAGAGTCCGGTGCTAAACCTCCTGTCCAAGCAGCAAAATATGCCTTTGGCCACCCGGTTTAAGGGTGATTTCAGCAAACTGGCCGAAACCGCCAGTGAACAATACCCCTATGTGGCCACTACCCACAGGGTTATTGAACATTACCAGAGTGGTGCTGTCACCCGTAACTGCCCGACCTTAGCAGAAATTTCAGCTCACATGTTTGCCAATATTTCACCGACCCTGGCGCAAAAGATTGGCGTAAAAACCGGCGATGATGTGGTGATTGAAACCGCCCGGGGTCAAATCACCTGCAAAGTTGCTGTTTCCGGTGTCTGCTTGCCCCTTAAGGTCAACGGAAAAGAAGTTGAGATCGTTGGCATGCCCTGGTGTTTTGGTTATCAAGGCATTGCCAGGGGAGCTTCTGCCAATAGCCTGACGCCCTGTGTCGGTGACCCGAACACCAGTATACCGGAATACAAAGCTTTCTTGTGCAACATCAAGAAAGCCGGCAAACAATAA
- the tatC gene encoding twin-arginine translocase subunit TatC: MLEDQDQTMMEHLEELRRVLIISLAATFIMACVCWFFSDRILEIILQPVLATGNKMHYIGIMEALMTKIKLSFFMGFLLALPIILWQFWAFIMPALRKMERVYFTIFVVVSYLFFIGGILFAFYSVFNIGVKFLLHFGGEELLPMLTIGNYISFAMMFILPFGVIFELPLAVFLLAQLDIINYRWMVKKRKMAILISVVAGAVLVPSPDIITPLMMATPMYLLFELSASIVKLVEWLKRRKSKKQAAEEAQEESTEDNVTRQAEGND; the protein is encoded by the coding sequence TTGTTGGAAGATCAAGACCAGACGATGATGGAGCACCTGGAGGAACTCCGCCGGGTGCTAATCATCTCTTTAGCGGCAACCTTTATAATGGCATGTGTGTGTTGGTTTTTCAGCGACCGCATCCTGGAAATTATTCTTCAGCCGGTGCTGGCTACCGGCAATAAAATGCATTACATAGGTATTATGGAAGCCCTGATGACCAAAATCAAACTGTCTTTTTTTATGGGTTTCCTGCTTGCCCTGCCGATCATCTTATGGCAGTTTTGGGCTTTTATCATGCCTGCCCTGCGTAAAATGGAAAGGGTATATTTCACCATATTTGTGGTGGTTTCTTATTTGTTTTTTATCGGTGGGATATTATTTGCTTTTTATTCAGTATTTAACATAGGGGTTAAGTTCCTGCTGCACTTTGGCGGCGAGGAGCTGTTGCCCATGCTGACCATAGGCAATTACATATCTTTTGCCATGATGTTTATTTTGCCCTTTGGGGTGATTTTTGAACTGCCGCTGGCGGTATTTCTCTTAGCCCAGCTGGATATTATCAATTACCGGTGGATGGTGAAAAAACGTAAAATGGCCATCCTTATTTCAGTAGTGGCAGGCGCCGTACTGGTTCCCTCACCGGATATTATTACTCCTTTAATGATGGCCACTCCCATGTATCTGCTGTTTGAACTGAGCGCTTCCATTGTAAAGCTGGTGGAATGGCTGAAAAGGCGCAAGTCTAAAAAGCAAGCTGCTGAGGAAGCACAGGAAGAATCAACGGAAGATAACGTTACCAGGCAAGCGGAGGGTAACGATTAA
- the nuoE gene encoding NADH-quinone oxidoreductase subunit NuoE, with product MNCQCDDKQRKLAHLLQKYQGRPGALIPVLQQAQAIYGFLAPDLLQEISAGLQIPLSRVYGVATFYSQFHLKPRGRNIIKVCQGTACHVRGGGRVLEAIKGYLGVEAGETTQDLGFTLETVACLGACGLAPVMTVNKATEGLLTPDKAVKKIVECKSGGCL from the coding sequence ATGAATTGCCAGTGTGATGACAAACAAAGAAAACTTGCCCACCTGCTGCAAAAGTATCAGGGCCGGCCGGGGGCACTGATTCCTGTGCTGCAGCAGGCTCAGGCCATCTACGGTTTTCTTGCCCCGGATCTTTTACAAGAGATTTCTGCAGGCTTGCAAATACCGTTGTCCAGAGTTTATGGGGTGGCTACTTTTTATTCCCAGTTTCATTTAAAACCAAGGGGGCGCAACATAATAAAAGTTTGCCAGGGCACAGCCTGCCACGTTCGGGGTGGTGGCAGAGTGCTGGAGGCGATAAAAGGATACCTGGGGGTAGAAGCCGGCGAAACCACCCAGGATTTAGGGTTTACCCTGGAAACCGTAGCTTGCTTAGGAGCCTGCGGCTTGGCGCCGGTGATGACGGTGAATAAAGCTACTGAGGGGCTGCTGACGCCGGATAAGGCGGTTAAAAAGATTGTTGAGTGCAAATCGGGGGGCTGCCTATGA
- a CDS encoding 4Fe-4S dicluster domain-containing protein, whose translation MPKGVLVDITRCMGCKACQVACKQWNDLPSGVPEFKEGLTSPPEMNGYTYTTVRIEVVEKANDYTMRSAKRQCMHCEHPACASACFAKALQKDPKTGAVVYHSHLCVGCRYCMLACPFDIPKYQWDKQFPLVAKCQFCFDPKGKYDRLGYGLQPACVDTCPTGALKFGERDELLKEAWQRINSNPKYIKHVMGEKEAGGTSWLYISDVPFETFGFRRNLGTRPLPEYSHNFLKWTPFIAVGWGTLLTVLYHYTKRRQQVASESGKQDVHM comes from the coding sequence GTGCCAAAAGGCGTTCTCGTTGATATAACCAGATGTATGGGCTGCAAGGCGTGCCAAGTGGCCTGCAAGCAGTGGAACGACCTGCCGTCAGGTGTTCCTGAATTTAAAGAAGGGCTTACCAGCCCGCCGGAAATGAACGGCTATACCTACACTACGGTACGCATCGAAGTGGTGGAAAAAGCAAATGATTACACCATGAGGTCTGCCAAGCGGCAGTGCATGCACTGCGAGCACCCGGCCTGCGCTTCGGCCTGCTTTGCTAAAGCACTGCAAAAAGACCCCAAGACAGGTGCGGTGGTCTACCATTCCCACCTCTGTGTGGGGTGCCGTTACTGCATGCTGGCTTGCCCCTTTGATATACCGAAATACCAGTGGGATAAACAATTCCCCCTGGTTGCCAAATGCCAGTTTTGTTTTGATCCCAAGGGCAAATATGATCGTCTGGGGTATGGTTTGCAGCCGGCCTGCGTGGATACCTGCCCCACCGGCGCTTTGAAGTTCGGCGAGCGGGATGAACTGCTCAAAGAAGCCTGGCAGCGGATCAACAGCAACCCCAAATATATCAAACATGTCATGGGCGAAAAAGAAGCCGGCGGTACCTCGTGGCTGTATATCTCCGACGTACCCTTTGAAACCTTTGGCTTCCGTCGCAACCTGGGTACCAGGCCGTTGCCGGAGTACTCCCATAATTTCCTGAAATGGACACCTTTCATTGCCGTAGGCTGGGGTACTCTGCTGACTGTCTTGTACCACTATACCAAGCGCCGTCAACAGGTGGCTTCGGAAAGCGGCAAACAAGATGTTCATATGTAA
- a CDS encoding NADH-quinone oxidoreductase subunit NuoF gives MKTLMDNCCPACTHTPTAPCSSYIACRTAGPLCHSNDECKTKIQNHLQRILAPSGGTEQQILTCGGTGCQSAGSAQLAAALQEALAETGMTAAVTVKITGCHGFCEQGPIVHIKPADIFYTRVKPTDARAIVQHLADGKILERLVYRDSTGRPYPRMAEIPFYAGQTMLLLSRCGHIDPEQIADYVATGGYRSLTRVLQHMTPEQVIEEISLSGLRGRGGAGFPTGKKWQAARRAAGDIKYIICNADEGDPGAFMDRSLLEGDPHAVLEGMLIAGFATGSRQGYIYCRAEYPLAIKRLRIAVHQARQWGLLGSNILNSGFSFDIELKEGAGAFVCGEGTALQASIEGLRGMPRVKPPRSTEKGLWDKPTVLNNVETLANVPLIIQLGAAAYRQLGTAQSPGTKIFALSGALANPGLVEVPMGKTLRQIIFDIGGGIRDGKSFKAVQLGGPSGGCLTGQHLDLPVDFDSLSSLGATIGSGGMVVMAEDTCMVDVARFFLAFTQQESCGKCTPCREGTMRMLEILERICRGEAEPADLADLERLCRVVKSTSLCGLGQACANPVLSTLQYFRAEYMAHIVEKRCPAGVCSSLVRYSIDEKMCRGCGLCLKSCPVNAVKGERKLPHVIDQSRCVKCGTCLNSCKFKAVVKA, from the coding sequence ATGAAAACTTTAATGGACAACTGTTGTCCGGCGTGTACACATACACCCACTGCGCCTTGCAGCAGCTATATTGCTTGCCGCACGGCAGGCCCCCTTTGCCATAGCAATGACGAGTGCAAAACAAAGATACAGAACCACCTGCAACGGATCTTGGCACCGTCCGGCGGAACGGAACAGCAAATTCTAACCTGCGGTGGCACGGGTTGTCAGTCTGCCGGCTCGGCCCAACTGGCCGCGGCCTTGCAGGAGGCCCTGGCGGAGACAGGAATGACAGCCGCCGTAACAGTAAAGATCACCGGCTGCCACGGCTTTTGCGAACAAGGACCTATTGTGCATATTAAGCCGGCAGATATTTTTTATACCCGGGTAAAACCAACAGATGCCCGGGCTATTGTGCAGCACCTGGCCGACGGAAAAATATTGGAACGGCTGGTCTACCGGGATTCGACCGGGCGGCCATACCCCCGTATGGCTGAAATTCCTTTTTATGCCGGCCAGACTATGCTTTTGCTGTCACGGTGCGGTCACATCGATCCCGAGCAAATTGCTGACTATGTGGCAACGGGAGGTTACCGCAGTTTGACCAGGGTGTTGCAGCACATGACCCCTGAGCAGGTGATTGAAGAAATAAGCCTGTCCGGGCTGCGGGGCAGAGGAGGGGCCGGTTTTCCCACCGGCAAGAAATGGCAGGCAGCCCGCCGGGCGGCAGGCGACATAAAATATATTATTTGTAATGCCGATGAAGGGGATCCCGGTGCCTTTATGGATCGCTCGCTGCTGGAAGGGGACCCGCACGCGGTTTTGGAGGGTATGCTGATCGCCGGCTTTGCTACAGGTTCCCGGCAGGGGTATATTTATTGCCGGGCCGAATATCCCCTGGCCATCAAAAGATTGCGTATTGCCGTCCATCAGGCCAGGCAATGGGGGTTGCTGGGTTCAAACATATTGAATTCCGGTTTTTCCTTTGACATTGAACTTAAGGAAGGTGCCGGGGCCTTTGTCTGCGGCGAAGGCACTGCTTTGCAAGCCTCCATTGAAGGTTTGCGCGGCATGCCCCGGGTAAAACCGCCCCGTTCCACCGAAAAAGGCCTGTGGGATAAACCTACTGTTCTTAATAATGTAGAAACCCTGGCCAACGTGCCGCTGATAATACAACTGGGGGCGGCGGCTTATCGTCAACTGGGCACGGCACAATCACCCGGCACCAAAATATTTGCGTTAAGCGGGGCGCTGGCTAACCCTGGTTTGGTGGAAGTGCCGATGGGCAAAACACTGCGGCAAATTATCTTTGATATTGGCGGTGGCATCCGGGACGGCAAGTCTTTTAAGGCGGTACAACTGGGCGGACCTTCCGGCGGCTGTTTAACCGGCCAACATCTGGACCTGCCGGTAGATTTTGATTCTTTATCATCCCTGGGTGCCACCATCGGTTCCGGCGGCATGGTGGTAATGGCTGAGGATACCTGCATGGTTGACGTGGCACGTTTTTTTCTTGCTTTTACCCAGCAGGAGTCCTGCGGCAAATGTACGCCCTGCCGGGAAGGCACCATGCGCATGCTGGAAATACTGGAGCGGATATGCCGTGGTGAGGCTGAGCCGGCAGATTTGGCTGATTTGGAGCGATTGTGCCGGGTGGTTAAAAGCACTTCCCTGTGTGGTCTGGGACAGGCCTGTGCCAACCCTGTATTATCTACCTTGCAGTATTTTCGAGCGGAATATATGGCGCATATCGTGGAAAAACGCTGTCCGGCCGGTGTATGCAGCAGCCTGGTACGCTATTCTATTGATGAAAAAATGTGCCGTGGCTGTGGTCTTTGCTTGAAAAGCTGTCCGGTTAATGCTGTCAAAGGTGAGCGGAAGCTGCCCCATGTTATTGACCAAAGCCGCTGTGTTAAATGCGGTACCTGCCTGAATTCATGCAAGTTTAAAGCAGTAGTTAAGGCCTGA